In Pedobacter sp. WC2423, the following are encoded in one genomic region:
- the rpmA gene encoding 50S ribosomal protein L27 → MAHKKGAGSSRNGRESHSKRLGIKIFGGQEAIAGNILVRQRGTKHHPDKGVGIGKDHTLFALVAGTVVFRKKQDNKSYVSILPASVISEVVEKAVPAKKVAEAAAPVAEAPVKKAPAKKAVKAETEAEAAPAE, encoded by the coding sequence ATGGCACATAAAAAAGGAGCCGGTAGTTCGAGAAACGGACGTGAGTCTCATAGTAAACGCTTAGGTATCAAAATTTTTGGTGGTCAGGAAGCAATTGCAGGAAACATCTTAGTACGTCAACGCGGAACTAAACACCATCCTGATAAAGGCGTAGGTATTGGTAAAGACCATACTTTATTCGCTCTTGTTGCTGGTACTGTAGTTTTCAGAAAGAAACAAGATAACAAATCTTATGTTTCTATCTTACCTGCAAGTGTAATTAGCGAAGTTGTTGAAAAAGCTGTTCCTGCTAAAAAAGTAGCAGAAGCTGCTGCTCCGGTAGCTGAGGCACCTGTTAAAAAAGCACCAGCTAAAAAAGCTGTTAAAGCTGAAACTGAAGCTGAAGCTGCTCCGGCAGAATAA
- a CDS encoding RNA polymerase sigma factor: MDQKDILFKQIFDTNSKKIFHLCYGYTGDAESANDLLQETFLKVWQNLDKFRQKSLISTWIYRIAVNTCLTYLRSEKRQAKDELTENIIENRVEEFSEKNEQVALLYKSISKLEENDRLIITMVLDELPYHEIADISGISEGNLRVKIHRIKQKLTELYNHHARI; the protein is encoded by the coding sequence TTGGATCAGAAAGACATCTTATTTAAGCAAATCTTCGACACTAACTCCAAGAAAATATTCCATTTGTGCTATGGCTATACAGGTGATGCTGAGTCTGCGAATGATCTGTTACAGGAGACTTTTCTTAAGGTTTGGCAAAATCTTGATAAATTCAGACAGAAATCACTAATTTCGACCTGGATTTACCGGATCGCAGTAAATACCTGTTTAACTTATCTTCGTTCGGAGAAAAGACAGGCTAAAGACGAACTAACGGAAAATATTATTGAGAACAGAGTGGAGGAATTCTCTGAAAAAAATGAGCAGGTGGCTCTTTTATATAAATCAATATCCAAATTAGAAGAAAACGACCGTTTAATTATTACTATGGTTCTTGACGAACTGCCCTATCATGAGATAGCCGATATTTCAGGAATCAGCGAAGGAAATCTTAGAGTTAAGATTCACCGTATTAAACAAAAACTCACCGAATTATACAATCATCATGCAAGAATTTGA
- the rplU gene encoding 50S ribosomal protein L21, whose product MYAIVNIAGQQFKVAKDQHLFVHRLQGDEGASIEFDNVLLVEDGGNISVGAPLLSGAIVSAKIVSHLKGDKVIVFKKKRRKGYKKKNGHRQYFTKIQISGISL is encoded by the coding sequence ATGTACGCAATAGTAAATATAGCAGGACAGCAATTCAAAGTTGCAAAAGACCAGCACCTTTTTGTACACCGTTTGCAAGGAGATGAAGGCGCTAGTATTGAATTTGACAATGTATTGTTGGTTGAAGACGGAGGTAATATCTCTGTTGGTGCCCCTTTATTATCAGGAGCTATCGTTTCAGCTAAAATCGTGTCTCATTTAAAAGGCGATAAAGTAATCGTTTTCAAAAAGAAACGTAGAAAAGGTTACAAAAAGAAAAATGGCCACCGCCAGTATTTCACAAAAATCCAGATCTCTGGTATCAGTTTATAA
- a CDS encoding helix-turn-helix domain-containing protein, translating into MQEILSKKILGKRIKSLRLERAYAQIDVANLLNLSRSNYSQIELGNQYPTFHTLFALSRHYNKSYEWLLHGEDHNKPQAVLPVASLMNELETTLKNFSLCLEKLENELQSLKIKIDVS; encoded by the coding sequence ATGCAAGAAATTCTATCAAAGAAAATATTAGGGAAGAGGATTAAGTCATTAAGACTAGAAAGAGCTTATGCTCAGATTGATGTAGCAAATTTATTGAATCTGTCCAGGAGTAATTATTCTCAGATTGAGCTTGGTAACCAATATCCCACATTTCATACGCTTTTCGCCCTTTCAAGACACTATAATAAAAGTTATGAATGGCTTTTACATGGAGAAGATCATAACAAACCACAGGCAGTACTTCCGGTAGCAAGCTTAATGAATGAACTGGAGACCACGCTTAAAAATTTCTCTTTGTGTTTAGAAAAACTGGAAAACGAACTTCAAAGTCTTAAAATAAAAATTGACGTATCTTAA
- a CDS encoding response regulator has product MFSKLVAECFEGKVFSIEKRLKVKGMDDVLLQIILTPVFTDPEHPQVACTIIDSNRKSNQMKLLDEYSHLASHDLRAPITNILSLSSLMNFPDMELFDTRKIKELLRDINFQAEKLDDIIKMLNSLINKEQETDDFIAESTKIDSKHIMLIDDDSLTNKLHHMIITKHNKNKRVVQFGSSIRALDYLKENRPDLILLDLNMPEIDGWMFLKLLEEQKPGVDVVIISSTIDPAERTRAQSYKSVKDFLTKPLTYEKIKHLVDN; this is encoded by the coding sequence ATGTTTTCTAAGCTTGTAGCAGAGTGCTTTGAAGGGAAGGTTTTCAGTATAGAAAAGCGTTTGAAGGTAAAAGGTATGGATGATGTCTTGCTGCAAATCATCCTTACACCGGTTTTTACTGATCCTGAGCATCCGCAGGTGGCTTGTACTATTATTGACAGCAACAGAAAATCTAACCAGATGAAACTGCTCGATGAGTACTCACACCTTGCTTCACATGATCTGCGCGCTCCGATAACAAATATCTTAAGTCTGTCGAGCCTGATGAATTTTCCGGATATGGAATTGTTTGATACGAGAAAGATCAAAGAATTATTAAGAGATATTAACTTTCAGGCAGAAAAACTGGATGATATTATCAAAATGCTGAATAGTCTGATCAATAAAGAACAGGAGACTGATGATTTTATTGCAGAATCTACCAAAATAGATTCCAAACATATCATGCTGATCGATGATGACTCACTGACCAATAAGCTGCATCATATGATTATTACTAAACACAATAAGAATAAAAGGGTGGTACAGTTCGGGAGCTCCATACGTGCACTTGATTATCTGAAGGAAAACAGGCCTGATTTAATTTTACTTGACCTGAACATGCCAGAGATAGATGGCTGGATGTTTTTAAAGCTCCTGGAGGAACAAAAGCCTGGAGTAGACGTCGTGATCATCTCTTCTACAATTGATCCCGCAGAACGCACCAGAGCCCAGTCCTATAAGTCAGTTAAGGATTTCCTGACGAAACCCTTAACCTATGAGAAAATTAAACATCTGGTAGACAACTAA
- a CDS encoding beta-N-acetylhexosaminidase gives MKKIISGLILACVTLSVSAQTDENLGIIPAPVSVEKKAGVFKLDKTVVLVSNETANAGTADILNAYIASQGGFALRPSKTAATNERAIVLSSAGAEKLPAEGYEIQVTARNITVTGKGAGLFYGVQSLMQMMPEKKGQEIDVPASIINDYPRFQYRGMHLDVGRHTFPVSFIKKYIDLMAAYKLNNFHWHLTEDQGWRIEIKKYPKLTTIGAERNGTVVGHHPGVTNDNTPYKGFYTQNEVKEVVAYATRKFVTVIPEIELPGHSSAAIAAYPQLSCFPDRDTFIDPKTPWAGSRKGKQVQQQWGVFDDVFAPTEYTFKFLEDVLDEVMVLFPSKYIHIGGDESPKEYWKQSPFCQQLIKEKGLKDEHELQSYFIQRIEKYINSKGRSIIGWDEILEGGLAPNATVMSWRGVEGGIAAAKLNHDVIMTPGNQGLYFDHAQSKSSGEPVNIGGNSPYSVAYAYDPVPEVLSADQKKYIKGVQANLWTEYIESPEKAEYMILPRMFALAEIAWSPLAKKNFKNFSEERIPLHLARLDKTNTNYWVPVPVGQSDQQIDGEDVTVDLKVPVQGAKIYYTLDGTTPSDVSNQYRPGLKVNVPKGSKLLLKTIVITPKGKRSVISETPLNNGAK, from the coding sequence ATGAAGAAAATCATTTCAGGGCTTATTCTGGCCTGTGTTACGCTGAGTGTAAGCGCACAGACGGATGAAAACTTAGGCATTATACCTGCGCCGGTATCTGTAGAAAAAAAGGCTGGCGTTTTTAAACTGGACAAAACTGTAGTGCTGGTCTCCAATGAAACAGCAAATGCAGGGACAGCTGATATTTTGAATGCCTATATCGCCAGTCAGGGTGGCTTTGCATTGAGACCCTCTAAAACAGCAGCAACCAATGAGCGTGCAATTGTATTAAGCTCTGCTGGAGCTGAAAAATTGCCTGCTGAAGGTTATGAGATCCAGGTTACTGCCCGGAATATTACCGTTACCGGAAAGGGTGCTGGCCTTTTTTATGGGGTGCAGTCACTGATGCAGATGATGCCTGAGAAAAAAGGACAGGAAATTGATGTACCTGCCAGTATCATCAATGATTATCCAAGATTCCAGTACAGAGGGATGCACCTGGATGTAGGAAGACATACTTTCCCTGTTTCTTTCATCAAGAAGTATATTGACCTGATGGCAGCTTATAAACTGAATAATTTCCACTGGCACCTGACAGAAGATCAGGGCTGGAGAATAGAGATTAAAAAGTATCCTAAGCTGACCACTATCGGCGCAGAAAGAAATGGTACAGTTGTAGGCCACCATCCCGGAGTAACGAATGATAATACGCCTTACAAAGGTTTTTATACACAAAATGAAGTGAAAGAAGTAGTTGCTTATGCCACAAGAAAGTTTGTGACTGTAATTCCCGAAATTGAATTACCAGGACACAGTTCTGCGGCAATTGCAGCTTATCCTCAGCTGAGCTGTTTTCCTGACAGAGATACTTTCATTGATCCTAAAACACCTTGGGCAGGATCAAGAAAAGGTAAACAGGTACAGCAGCAGTGGGGCGTTTTTGACGACGTATTTGCGCCAACTGAATATACTTTTAAATTCTTAGAAGATGTTCTGGATGAGGTAATGGTCTTGTTTCCTTCGAAATATATCCATATTGGCGGGGATGAAAGTCCAAAAGAATACTGGAAACAATCACCTTTCTGCCAGCAGCTGATTAAAGAAAAAGGTTTAAAAGATGAGCATGAACTGCAAAGTTATTTCATTCAGCGCATAGAGAAATATATCAATTCTAAAGGAAGATCTATTATTGGATGGGATGAGATTTTAGAAGGTGGATTAGCACCAAATGCGACAGTGATGTCATGGCGTGGGGTTGAAGGTGGTATTGCTGCGGCAAAACTTAACCATGATGTGATTATGACGCCTGGAAATCAAGGCTTATATTTTGACCATGCACAGTCAAAATCAAGCGGTGAGCCTGTTAATATTGGTGGAAATTCACCTTATTCGGTGGCTTATGCTTATGATCCTGTTCCAGAAGTTTTATCAGCAGATCAAAAGAAATATATTAAAGGTGTACAAGCTAATTTATGGACAGAATATATTGAAAGTCCTGAGAAAGCAGAGTACATGATTCTACCAAGAATGTTCGCTTTAGCAGAAATTGCATGGTCCCCATTGGCTAAAAAGAACTTTAAGAATTTTTCTGAAGAAAGAATCCCATTGCATTTAGCTCGTCTGGATAAAACCAACACCAATTACTGGGTTCCGGTTCCAGTTGGTCAGTCTGATCAACAGATTGATGGAGAGGATGTTACTGTTGATTTGAAAGTGCCTGTTCAGGGTGCTAAAATCTATTATACTTTAGATGGTACCACTCCTTCTGATGTTTCTAATCAATATCGTCCTGGTTTAAAAGTCAATGTACCTAAGGGCAGTAAACTTTTATTGAAGACTATTGTGATCACGCCAAAAGGAAAACGTAGTGTGATCTCAGAAACTCCTTTAAATAACGGAGCGAAGTAA
- the rnr gene encoding ribonuclease R, which translates to MAKKKSSQIKLVLTQLISDVLENSNNEALNYKQVSAKLNIKDEEARETILEILKEQAQKGVFSEPEKGKFKLKDLKTFITGKVDMTADGAAFIIPDDEFEKDVFVSARKLHNALNGDKVKVYIYAKKRGRKNEGEVVEIIQRLKTDFIGVIKISDRFAFVTIDDKKMLHDIFVPLSDLHGAKNGQKVQVAITDWPEGAKNPIGKIINILGTQGENNTEMNAILAQYGFPLSFPAEVEKEANEIPEAISEEELKNRRDFRDTVTFTIDPADAKDFDDAISFRKLPNGNYEVGVHIADVSHYVQPKTYLDKEAYSRATSVYLVDRVIPMLPERLSNGVCSLRPNEDKLCFAAVFELDEAANVVEEWFGRTVIHSDRRFSYEEAQEVIENKEGDYAQEILKLNELAYILRDRKFKNGAISFESTEVKFRLDEKGKPVGVYVKERKDAHKLIEDFMLLANKKVAEFIAKKGKGKAKYTFVYRSHDSPNLENLGNFALFAARFGYKINMKSDKDIAKSLNFLMEDVEGKKEQNVLTQLAIRSMAKAVYTTKKTSHYGLAFDHYTHFTSPIRRYPDVMVHRLLAAYLNGERSANEDEYETAASHSSAMEKRAADAERASIKYKQVEYLEENVGKLFMGIISGVTEWGMYVELIENKCEGMIRLKDIADDFYVLDEKNYCIVGQRKKKKYQLGDEVKVKVKRVDLSKRQIDFSLVQD; encoded by the coding sequence ATGGCAAAAAAGAAATCTTCTCAAATAAAACTCGTCTTAACTCAGTTAATTAGTGATGTTTTAGAGAATAGCAATAATGAAGCCTTGAATTATAAACAGGTTTCAGCCAAACTCAACATAAAAGATGAAGAAGCTAGGGAAACCATTTTAGAGATTCTGAAAGAACAAGCACAAAAAGGTGTTTTTTCGGAACCCGAAAAAGGAAAGTTCAAGCTTAAAGATTTAAAGACCTTTATCACCGGAAAAGTAGATATGACTGCCGATGGCGCAGCTTTTATCATTCCTGATGATGAGTTTGAAAAAGACGTATTCGTATCGGCCCGTAAACTGCACAATGCATTAAACGGCGATAAAGTAAAAGTTTATATCTACGCTAAAAAAAGAGGCAGAAAAAATGAGGGTGAAGTCGTTGAAATTATACAACGCTTAAAAACTGATTTTATAGGGGTAATCAAAATATCTGATCGCTTTGCATTCGTCACTATCGACGACAAAAAAATGCTCCATGACATTTTTGTCCCTTTAAGTGACCTTCATGGTGCTAAAAATGGACAAAAAGTACAAGTAGCGATTACGGACTGGCCAGAGGGCGCAAAAAATCCTATTGGAAAAATCATCAATATCCTGGGTACACAAGGAGAGAATAACACAGAAATGAATGCGATCCTTGCACAATATGGTTTTCCTTTGTCTTTCCCTGCTGAAGTAGAGAAAGAAGCCAATGAAATTCCGGAAGCCATTTCTGAAGAGGAGTTGAAAAACCGCCGCGACTTCCGCGATACGGTCACCTTTACGATTGACCCGGCAGATGCAAAAGATTTTGATGATGCGATATCTTTCAGAAAACTACCAAACGGCAATTATGAAGTTGGGGTACACATTGCGGATGTGTCGCATTATGTACAGCCTAAAACCTATCTGGATAAAGAGGCTTATTCCAGAGCTACTTCTGTTTACCTGGTAGACCGGGTAATCCCTATGCTTCCCGAAAGATTGAGTAACGGTGTTTGCTCACTTCGTCCAAACGAAGACAAACTCTGCTTTGCAGCTGTTTTTGAACTGGATGAAGCGGCTAATGTAGTAGAGGAATGGTTCGGCAGAACTGTGATTCACTCCGACAGGCGCTTCAGTTATGAAGAAGCTCAGGAAGTTATAGAAAATAAAGAAGGTGACTATGCACAGGAAATCCTGAAGCTGAATGAGCTTGCTTACATTTTAAGAGACAGGAAGTTTAAAAACGGAGCGATAAGTTTTGAGAGTACTGAAGTGAAATTCAGACTGGATGAAAAAGGAAAACCAGTTGGTGTTTACGTCAAAGAGCGTAAGGATGCCCATAAACTGATTGAAGACTTTATGTTGCTGGCCAATAAAAAGGTGGCTGAATTTATTGCTAAAAAAGGTAAAGGAAAAGCTAAATATACTTTCGTATACCGTTCTCATGATTCTCCAAACCTGGAAAACCTGGGGAACTTTGCTTTATTTGCTGCTCGTTTTGGTTACAAAATCAACATGAAATCGGATAAGGACATTGCCAAATCACTAAATTTCCTGATGGAAGATGTGGAAGGTAAAAAAGAACAGAATGTATTAACACAGCTGGCTATCCGTTCGATGGCCAAAGCAGTTTATACAACTAAAAAAACCAGCCATTATGGACTGGCTTTTGACCATTATACCCACTTTACCTCTCCGATCCGCCGTTATCCTGATGTAATGGTTCATCGCCTGCTGGCTGCTTATCTTAACGGAGAACGCTCTGCCAATGAGGATGAATATGAAACTGCTGCTTCCCATTCTTCTGCTATGGAAAAACGTGCTGCTGATGCGGAACGTGCTTCTATTAAATACAAACAGGTAGAATACCTGGAAGAGAATGTAGGCAAGCTCTTTATGGGAATTATTTCCGGCGTTACTGAGTGGGGAATGTATGTAGAACTGATTGAGAACAAATGTGAAGGAATGATCAGGCTAAAAGACATAGCTGATGATTTTTATGTACTGGACGAGAAAAACTACTGTATAGTAGGCCAGCGCAAGAAAAAGAAATATCAATTAGGTGATGAAGTCAAAGTGAAAGTAAAAAGAGTAGATCTGTCTAAACGCCAGATTGACTTTTCACTGGTACAGGACTAA
- a CDS encoding polyprenyl synthetase family protein yields the protein MHTIFELQQLIETAIKKVGYPEVPSRLYEPISYIMRLGGKRIRPVLLLLSSELFNTDATKAIEAALAIETFHNFTLIHDDIMDNAPLRRGQDTVHIKWGVNNAILSGDVMMVEANKHLTNLDASILKKALHCFNATAQGVCEGQQLDMEFEQRTDVSIVEYINMIRLKTAVLVGGAMKLGAIVGGASEQDAQHLYDFGENFGIAFQLQDDILDVYGDPVKFGKQVGGDIISNKQTFLLLKLKELVNSNDLKLLESQYSNTDYPAKIEAITNLYSHYNIRALAATEMKHSLDIAFTALEKVSTEPAKKNELIQLAESLLDREH from the coding sequence ATGCATACCATTTTTGAGTTACAGCAATTAATTGAAACAGCGATCAAAAAGGTCGGATATCCAGAGGTTCCTTCCAGGCTATACGAGCCAATAAGCTATATTATGCGCCTTGGCGGCAAACGGATCAGACCGGTATTGCTTTTGCTTTCCAGTGAATTGTTTAATACTGATGCCACCAAAGCCATAGAGGCAGCACTGGCCATTGAAACCTTCCACAATTTTACACTGATCCATGATGATATTATGGACAATGCTCCTTTACGCAGAGGCCAGGATACTGTTCATATTAAATGGGGAGTAAATAATGCGATTCTGAGTGGTGATGTCATGATGGTTGAAGCTAATAAACATTTGACAAATCTGGATGCCAGCATTCTTAAAAAAGCTTTGCATTGTTTCAATGCTACCGCACAAGGAGTTTGTGAAGGTCAGCAGCTGGATATGGAATTCGAACAGCGAACTGACGTAAGTATCGTAGAGTATATCAATATGATCCGTTTAAAAACGGCAGTACTGGTAGGCGGAGCGATGAAGCTCGGTGCAATTGTAGGTGGTGCAAGTGAACAGGATGCCCAACATTTGTATGACTTCGGGGAAAATTTCGGTATTGCTTTTCAGCTGCAGGATGATATCCTTGATGTATACGGCGATCCGGTTAAATTTGGTAAACAGGTTGGCGGCGATATTATCTCCAACAAACAGACCTTCCTTTTACTTAAATTAAAAGAATTAGTGAATAGCAATGACCTGAAATTACTGGAATCACAATATTCAAATACAGACTATCCTGCAAAAATTGAAGCCATTACCAATTTGTATAGCCACTACAACATCAGAGCGCTTGCAGCTACTGAAATGAAACACAGCCTGGACATTGCTTTTACAGCATTGGAAAAAGTAAGTACTGAGCCAGCCAAAAAGAATGAACTGATTCAGCTTGCCGAATCACTGCTTGATAGAGAACACTAA
- a CDS encoding dicarboxylate/amino acid:cation symporter — MSKNNRLTFFIFLALILGVILGYVLNVNSFDTYNTKITNADAQIKTLAIKMGERTDTASVQYLQLKTQRAENVKIRRDNETEREKKLEPLTLLSDIFLRLIKMIVAPLVFTTLVVGVAKVGDIKAVGRIGGKTMLWFMSASLLSLFLGMIMVNIFRPGEAMNLPLPSSHEDTGIHKVALSMKDFIAHIIPKSMTEAMATNEILQIVAFSLFFGVATAAIGEKGKIIIEFFDAVAHVILKVTGYVMNFAPFAVFGAMAAIIAKQGLSVLSTYALFIGEFYSTMLLLWLLLIFIGYLILKGRVFNLMNRMKEPVIVAFSTASSEAAYPKTMLQLERFGCKDKIVSFVLPLGYSFNLDGSMLYMTFASLFIAQSYGIHLSFQQQITMLLILMLTSKGIAGVPRASLVVIAGTIATFNIPEAGLALLIGIDPLLDMGRSATNVIGNSLATAVVSKWEGELTGPLD; from the coding sequence ATGTCAAAAAACAACAGATTAACATTCTTTATATTTTTAGCACTGATACTAGGAGTTATCTTAGGTTACGTATTAAATGTAAATTCATTTGATACCTATAATACCAAGATTACCAATGCTGATGCTCAAATTAAAACCTTAGCTATAAAGATGGGTGAAAGAACTGATACAGCCTCTGTACAGTATTTGCAACTGAAGACACAAAGAGCGGAAAATGTTAAAATCAGAAGAGATAACGAGACTGAAAGAGAGAAAAAACTGGAACCACTTACTTTATTAAGTGATATCTTTCTAAGATTAATTAAAATGATTGTTGCCCCTTTAGTTTTTACCACACTGGTCGTTGGGGTAGCTAAAGTAGGTGATATTAAAGCGGTAGGAAGAATTGGTGGTAAAACCATGCTTTGGTTTATGAGTGCCTCTTTATTATCATTATTCCTGGGTATGATTATGGTGAATATTTTCAGACCGGGCGAGGCGATGAATTTGCCGCTTCCAAGCAGTCATGAAGATACAGGAATTCATAAAGTTGCTTTATCCATGAAAGACTTTATCGCGCATATCATACCTAAAAGTATGACCGAAGCGATGGCAACCAATGAAATCCTTCAGATTGTAGCTTTTTCCCTGTTTTTTGGAGTAGCCACTGCTGCTATTGGTGAAAAAGGTAAAATTATTATTGAGTTTTTTGATGCAGTTGCGCATGTCATTTTAAAAGTGACAGGGTATGTAATGAATTTTGCTCCTTTTGCGGTATTTGGTGCGATGGCAGCCATTATTGCGAAACAAGGTTTAAGTGTCCTTTCAACCTATGCCTTATTTATCGGAGAATTCTATTCCACGATGCTGCTGTTATGGCTACTATTGATATTTATTGGTTATCTTATTCTGAAAGGCAGGGTTTTCAACCTGATGAACAGGATGAAAGAGCCGGTAATCGTTGCTTTTAGTACGGCGAGCAGTGAAGCGGCTTATCCGAAAACAATGTTGCAGCTGGAGCGCTTTGGCTGTAAAGATAAAATTGTGAGTTTCGTATTACCATTAGGATACTCGTTTAATTTGGATGGTTCAATGTTATATATGACCTTTGCATCCTTATTTATTGCACAGTCTTACGGGATTCATTTATCGTTTCAACAGCAGATTACTATGCTGCTGATCCTGATGCTGACCAGTAAGGGGATTGCAGGTGTTCCAAGAGCTTCGCTGGTAGTCATTGCAGGTACGATTGCAACTTTTAATATTCCTGAAGCAGGACTGGCCTTATTGATTGGTATTGATCCTTTGCTGGATATGGGCAGGTCAGCGACTAATGTAATTGGTAACAGTCTGGCAACAGCTGTGGTCAGCAAGTGGGAGGGAGAGCTTACAGGGCCTCTGGATTAG
- a CDS encoding carboxypeptidase-like regulatory domain-containing protein, which yields MYKSGSVLLLLLLFSSVCVLAQQRISGIVVEKSTGNPVVFATVQVKNQKSTLTNENGEFDLTVPSLPVSLLITHLNYAGGSFEVKTTDEQLKIVLDPQVMTLKEVTIGNPATAIMQDATDKALKTYNKPNLGKAFLRQIAYEGDEPVYLNEIWLNAAWKPYGLIGWHPTEARHLQGKKGISYTNTSFFSFIFSGYLANTFHKKPLLKKVDSLYTFKLAGTYLQDGEEIAKIICTPKRALKEKRFEGAYYVNTVTNNVLKIEGVIKGMFFKSNGSVSIKNKETAFIAQYRLNKQGDNVLDYSVFNTSNRLKMMGLGVQNTALYSTLYMIDDDTIDQSNLEEVSLKINDSNLVKAMTYNEDFWKKNPGIKRTAKEQAAIEILEKNTTLRK from the coding sequence ATGTATAAATCAGGCTCCGTTCTCCTTTTGTTACTGTTGTTTTCTTCTGTATGCGTTTTAGCGCAGCAAAGAATTTCAGGTATAGTAGTAGAAAAAAGTACAGGTAACCCTGTTGTTTTTGCTACTGTACAGGTTAAAAATCAGAAGAGTACTTTAACCAATGAAAACGGTGAATTCGATCTTACTGTCCCATCATTACCTGTTAGCCTGCTGATTACTCACCTGAATTATGCTGGCGGCAGTTTTGAAGTTAAAACCACAGATGAGCAATTGAAAATAGTGCTTGATCCGCAGGTGATGACTTTAAAAGAAGTAACTATTGGAAATCCGGCAACGGCTATTATGCAGGATGCAACAGATAAAGCGCTGAAAACTTACAATAAACCGAATCTCGGTAAAGCTTTTTTAAGACAGATTGCTTATGAAGGGGACGAACCTGTATACCTGAATGAGATCTGGCTGAATGCAGCATGGAAACCTTATGGACTGATTGGCTGGCACCCTACCGAGGCGCGTCATCTGCAAGGCAAAAAAGGCATCTCTTATACCAATACAAGCTTCTTTTCCTTTATTTTTTCGGGTTATCTGGCCAATACATTTCATAAAAAACCCTTACTGAAAAAAGTAGATTCTTTGTATACTTTCAAACTCGCGGGTACTTATCTGCAGGATGGCGAAGAGATTGCAAAGATCATCTGCACGCCTAAACGGGCACTGAAAGAGAAAAGATTTGAAGGGGCCTATTATGTGAATACAGTCACCAATAATGTCCTCAAAATTGAAGGTGTAATTAAAGGTATGTTTTTCAAGAGTAACGGGTCTGTAAGTATCAAGAATAAAGAAACCGCATTTATCGCACAATACAGATTGAATAAACAGGGAGACAATGTACTGGATTACTCAGTTTTCAATACTTCGAACAGGTTAAAAATGATGGGGCTTGGAGTGCAGAATACAGCTCTTTATTCCACGCTATACATGATCGATGATGATACGATAGATCAAAGTAACCTGGAAGAAGTAAGTTTGAAGATCAATGATAGCAATCTGGTCAAAGCAATGACTTATAATGAAGATTTCTGGAAAAAGAATCCGGGAATTAAAAGAACTGCAAAGGAACAGGCAGCAATAGAAATTTTAGAAAAAAACACCACATTAAGAAAATAA